From Carassius auratus strain Wakin chromosome 22, ASM336829v1, whole genome shotgun sequence, a single genomic window includes:
- the LOC113039344 gene encoding ETS-related transcription factor Elf-3-like, protein MASSELSLILNNANANLYPSEPQANLLSMTAPMGRPPHLSEMTFSSNNNTMGSWDLVNPQMWSRHNVLEWIGFHVEESRFDASLLNINYCNMDGITLCSMSKETLISMFGSMLGERLHHSLETQKSRYATDLSETCLSESELDLLDNILQNSFPFMHGPSLGPLLETVVVQPSIPSDNSENSYSYFDEYPNQLTPESDHGYDSLTESFQSSHTGSLNLSSPESNSSDSDPEYPEMHYSVSTKNFVKQEPGEPKKRGRGRPPKCQSEGFEHFIQSKKSKHAPRGTHLWEFIRDILIHPEKNQGLMKWEDRRDGVFKFLKSEAVAQLWGQKKKNSSMTYEKLSRAMRYYYKREILERVDGRRLVYKFGKNSTGWRIEETGY, encoded by the exons ATGGCGTCAAGCGAACTTAGTCTTATTCTCAACAACGCCAATGCCAACCTGTACCCATCTGAACCGCAGGCCAACTTGTTGAGCATGACAGCGCCGATGGGCAGACCACCACATCTCTCAGAGATGACCTTCAGCAGTAACAACAACACAATGG GCTCCTGGGACCTGGTGAACCCACAGATGTGGAGCAGACATAACGTTCTGGAGTGGATTGGCTTTCACGTGGAGGAGAGCAGGTTTGATGCCAGTCTGCTGAATATAAACTACTGCAACATGGACGGGATCACACTGTGCTCAATGTCAAAAGAAACTTTGATCAGCATGTTCGGATCGATGCTTGGAGAACGGCTTCACCACAGCCTGGAGACCCAAAAGTCCAGATATG CTACTGATCTGTCTGAGACATGTCTGAGTGAATCTGAATTAGACTTACTGGACAACATACTGCAGAACTCGTTTCCCTTCATGCACGGACCGAGCCTCGGTCCACTTCTTGAAACGGTGGTGGTTCAGCCCTCAATCCCATCAG ACAATTCGGAGAACAGCTACAGCTACTTTGATGAGTACCCCAATCAGCTGACTCCAGAGAGCGATCACGGCTATGACTCTCTAACTGAGAGCTTTCAGAGTTCCCACACTG GTAGCCTGAACCTAAGCTCCCCCGAGTCCAACAGCAGCGACTCCGACCCAGAATACCCAGAGATGCATTACTCCGTCAGCACCA AGAACTTTGTGAAACAAGAGCCGGGAGAGCCCAAAAAGAGAGGCAGAGGACGACCCCCAAAGTGCCAAAGTGAAGGATTTGAACATTTCATTCAGTCCAAAAAAAGTAAACACG CTCCAAGAGGAACCCACCTGTGGGAGTTTATCCGGGACATCCTGATACACCCAGAGAAGAACCAAGGTCTGATGAAATGGGAGGACCGCAGGGATGGTGTCTTCAAGTTCTTGAAGTCCGAAGCTGTTGCTCAGCTCTGGgggcagaagaagaagaacagcAGCATGACATATGAGAAGCTCAGTAGAGCCATGAG GTATTACTACAAACGAGAGATTCTGGAGAGAGTGGATGGAAGACGACTGGTCTATAAGTTTGGGAAGAACTCCACTGGTTGGCGAATTGAGGAGACCGGATACTAA